A genomic region of Dickeya solani IPO 2222 contains the following coding sequences:
- a CDS encoding prepilin-type N-terminal cleavage/methylation domain-containing protein: MSRRNERPCRDSCSGFSLPETLVAALLFAVSLTGLLQYHQILQQSLLHQMQQRQAWRLAHQQLEIEGTGGVSSPLSVPDRWGVSREEQRHPPACRRVTVTVVTPYRYRAVLSRWFCDAPDAVVQRDSP, encoded by the coding sequence GTGTCCCGGCGCAATGAACGGCCGTGTCGTGATTCCTGCTCCGGGTTCAGTTTGCCGGAAACGCTGGTCGCCGCACTGTTATTCGCGGTTTCGCTGACTGGCCTCTTGCAATATCATCAGATACTTCAGCAATCGTTGTTGCATCAGATGCAGCAGCGTCAGGCATGGCGGCTGGCTCATCAGCAACTGGAAATCGAAGGCACAGGCGGCGTTTCATCGCCGCTGAGCGTTCCCGACAGATGGGGTGTGAGCCGGGAAGAGCAACGCCATCCGCCAGCCTGTCGCCGTGTGACGGTGACGGTGGTGACGCCCTATCGCTATCGTGCGGTGCTTAGCCGCTGGTTTTGTGATGCCCCTGACGCGGTGGTACAACGTGACAGCCCATAG